One window of Cuculus canorus isolate bCucCan1 chromosome 10, bCucCan1.pri, whole genome shotgun sequence genomic DNA carries:
- the LOC104058402 gene encoding G-protein coupled receptor 12, with protein sequence MLHGPAAMGEPWQPQPQQQRLPALGNASEPSAGPGTAAPGGGGAAGGVSPWDIALCATGTAVAGENALVLAVLFYTPSLRAPMFLLIGSLALADLLAGLGLVANFAVRYLLRPPSEAAELGAAGLLLAAFSASVCSLLAITVDRYLSLYNALTYHSERTLGFTCAMVLLMWLLCLGVGLLPLLGWNCLRDQSSCSILRPVTKDNAAVLAVTFLLLFALMMQLYLQICKIAFRHAQQIAVQHQFIATAQATSTRKGLSTLSLILGTFALCWIPFAIYSLVADSSYPVVYTYCLALPATCNSLINPIIYAFRNPDIQKSLWLACCGCIPSTFSSRPRTSSDV encoded by the coding sequence ATGCTGCACGGCCCCGCGGCCATGGGGGAGCCGTGGCAGCCGCAGCCGCAGCAGCAGCGGCTCCCGGCGCTCGGGAACGCCTCGGAGCCCAGCGCGGGGCCGGGCACGGCGGCtccgggcggcggcggggcggcgggcggcgtGAGCCCCTGGGACATCGCGCTCTGCGCCACGGGGACGGCGGTGGCGGGCGAGAACGCGCTGGTGCTGGCCGTGCTGTTCTACACGCCGAGCCTGCGGGCTCCCATGTTCCTGCTGATCGGCAGCCTGGCGCTGGCGGATCTGCTGGCCGGGCTGGGGCTGGTGGCCAACTTCGCCGTGCGGTACCTGCTGCGGCCGCCCAGCGAGGCTGCGGAGCTGGGAGCCGCGGGGCTGCTGCTCGCCGCCTTCTCCGCCTCCGTCTGCAGCCTGCTGGCCATCACGGTGGACCGCTACCTGTCGCTATACAACGCGCTGACCTACCACAGCGAGCGCACGCTGGGCTTCACCTGCGCGATGGTGCTGCTGATGTGGCTGCTGTGCCTCGGCGTGGGGCTGCTGCCCCTCCTGGGCTGGAACTGCCTGCGGGACCAGAGCTCCTGCAGCATCCTGCGGCCCGTCACCAAGGACAATGCGGCCGTGCTGGCCGTcaccttcctgctcctcttcGCCCTGATGATGCAGCTCTACCTGCAGATCTGCAAGATCGCCTTCCGGCACGCCCAGCAGATCGCCGTGCAGCATCAGTTCATCGCCACGGCGCAGGCCACCTCCACCCGCAAAGGGCTTTCCACCCTCTCCCTCATCCTCGGCACCTTCGCCCTGTGCTGGATCCCCTTCGCCATCTACTCTTTGGTGGCCGATTCCAGCTACCCCGTGGTCTACACCTACTGCCTGGCGTTGCCCGCCACCTGCAACTCCCTCATCAACCCCATCATCTACGCCTTCAGAAACCCAGACATCCAGAAGTCGCTCTGGCTGGCCTGCTGCGGCTGCATcccttccaccttctcctccagaccAAGGACATCCAGCGATGTGTGA